CGGAGCCGTTCCGAGAGGTAGATACCGCCGACGAAGCCGGGGATCGCGCCGAGCACCGGGAGCAGCACGAAACCGAGGAGGGCGCCGGCACCGGCGTAGACGCCCATCCGGGGCGTGGCGCCGCTCTCCGCCAGACGCCGGGGCGGCAGGCCCCAGCGGACCGCCCGGGCCACCAGCAGGACGACGGTGGCGCCCACCAGCACCCACCAGGCGACGGGCCGCGGGTCCTCCAGCGCCCACCACATGACCCCGGCCCACACCAGCAAGGACCCCGGTACGCCGGGCACCAGTACTCCGCACAGGCCGAGCAGCAGCACCACCGCGACCAGCAGGAGTTCCCACGCTCCCATCTGCCCAGGGTGCAGGATCGCGAGAGAAAGCGCAGGTCAAGAGCGGGGCGATGGGGCGGGGAGCGGCGCGGGGAGCGGCGCGGGGAGCGGTGCCGCGGTGGGTCGGCCCCGGCTGCAGCCGGGTGGCCGACGCCCGGGGTGCGGCGACCCAGTAGCCGGGGCACGTGGAGGACCGGGCGGCGAGACCGTGCCGCTGCGGGCGCCGGAGCGCGCGCTCGGTGTCGTGCTCCCCGAGCGTGAGCCGACGCGCCAGGTCACCCGCAGGCGGTGCACCTCTCATCCGTCGCCGCGTCTCCCGGCGCGCTTCCGTTCCGCCTCGGCACATCGGCACCGCACCGTGCCTGGTGCCGGCGAGGCGGGGTACACAGCGGAATCCCAGGAACATGCCTCACACTCGGGCGGACCGGCCCACGCGCCCGCACCGCGCCCCGGTCACTCCGGCGCCGCCGGGCGGTTTCTCCTGTGGGGGGTGGCACCGCCCGGCGGTCTCTTCAGGTTCCATGCCGCCGAGTCGACCGTCCCCCTCTTCGCTCCGCTCCCTCGACTCCCTTGCCTCGCACCGGAGTTCGACATGTAGTCCGACACGCCGTGCCGTCGTCGGCTCCGCGGGCTGATTTTCCGGATGCCCCGTTTTCATACGGCTCCCGAGGTGGACAATTAGGGGCATGAGCCAGCAGGGGGAGAGGCCGACCGGTCAAGAGGACGACTGGTGGCGGCAGTTGTACGACGACGCGAGCGGGGACACGGGCCCCTCGGTGGCGGCCGATTCCCTCGACGACCGCTTCGCCTCGGCGTCGGACACGGTACGCAAGCCGCCGCGGGGGCCGGGAGCGCCGGGGTCGTCCGGAGCGCCACGGACACCGGGGGCCTCGGAGTCGCCGGGGGTGCCGGCGGACCCGGCGAGTGCGGCGGGCGGGCCGCGCGGGCAGGGCGGTCCGGGGGCGTCGACACAGGTGGACCGGGTGAGCCCTGCGAACCCAGCGGGCGCGTGGGGTGCCTCGGGGGCCTCGGGTGCGTCGAGTCCCCGGGGTGCCTGGGGGGCTGTCCCGGGCACGTCGGGTGCCTGGGCGGCCGTGCCGGGTACGTCCGCCGCCAGGGGAGTGCCGGGCGGCGGCGGCCGTACACCGGCCGGGCCGAGCGCATCGGCCGGATCGACCGGATGGGACACCGGATCGGCCGACTCGGACACCGCTTCGGACACCGCTTCGGACACCGGGTCGAAGCCGACGAACGGCCCGCGCCCAGCGCCACCCGCCTCGGCCCCACCCGCCTCGGCCCCACCCGTCCCGGGCCGACCCCCCGTCGCGCCGGGCGCCCTGTCGGACAGAGTGCCTCCCCAGGGTTCACCGGGCGGCCCCGGCCCCGGTGGCGCCCCGCCACCGCGCCCGTCCGCTCCGCCTTGGCGTGCCCCCGCCCCCGCCGGGGACGCCCTCCGCCGTAGCGGTCTCACTCCGCAGCCCGCGCCCTGGGAGCCGCCGTCGGCCCAGCCGTCGGGCCCCGTGACCTTCCCGCCCGGCCCCACCCCGTCGGGCTTCCGCACGGCCACGCCGTGGGGGCGCACGCCCGCGCGGCCACCCGCCCCCGGGCAGCAGCCCTCCGCGCCCCCGCTGCCACCACCCGGGGTGCCCACCTCGCGCCCCCCTACCGACGTGACCCCTGCCTACGGCGGCCGGCGCCAGGCGGATCCGCGGAGCGACGCGACGCCTCCGCAGGACGCCCCCCACGGCGGCCCGCCCTCCTCGCCTCCTCTGCCCGTTCTGCCCCCGTCCCCCCGACCGGCCCCCGAGCCGTCCGATGCCCGGCCCTCCACCCAACTGGACCTTCCGACGCTTCAGGCCGACGAGGTCTCCCTCGTCGGCGGGGTCGGGTACGTGGGGTCCGGGCCGCCGACGTACGACGCGGAGCCGACCGCGTTGCCGGTGGCGGATCCGGAGGATCTGGGGGACCTGGTGGCGGACACGGTGCTGGACGGCGCGCGCTACGGGGCGTGCACGCTGCGCGCCGCGTCGCTACGCGGCGACTCCGCGCGCTACCGGGGCGAGCCACGCCGCGACGCGCTGCTCACCGCCCGCTTCGGTCTGGGCGAACAGGCCCTCGTGCTCGTGGCCATGGCGACCGGCGCCCGCGCCACCCCGGGCGCACACCGCGCGGCGGCAGAGGCCTGCCGCTGGATCGGGCGGGCCATCGGGCTGAGCCATGCGCGGCTGGTGGAGGACATCCGGGCCGGCCGGCGCGGCGATCTGAAGTCGGGGCTGCACCGCCTCACCGACCGCAGCCTCGGCAAACTCCGCGCCAGCGCCGTCGAACAGGGGCTCGACCCCGAGGAGTACACGGCGAGCCTGCGCTGTCTGCTGCTCCCGGCCGACCCCCGGTGCCGTACGCGGGTGTTCTTCGGGGTCGGCGCCGGGGGACTGTTCCGGCTGCGGGGCGGGGAGTGGCAGGACATAGAGCCGCGGGTCGCCGACACGGCGGGCGCGCCGGTGGTCGGCTTCGGCTCGCTGCCGCACGAGACCCCCGACGGCGACCGCCTCACCATGGACCTCGGCATCGCGACACCGCCCAGTCCGTACGAACCCGCCCCCGCCCCGCCCCGCGAACCCTTCCGGTTCCGCGCGTCGGTGGCCCGGGAGGAGGACGTCCTGCTGCTGTGCACCGGCGGTCTGGCCGAACCGCTGCGCGGCGAGGCGCCGCTCGCCGAGCATCTGGCGGCGCGCTGGGGAGCCGTGGAGCCCCCCGGTCTCGCCGCCTTCCTCGCCGACGCGCAGGTCAGGGTCAAGGGGTACGCGGACGACCGTACGGCCGCCGCCGTGTGGGAGTCGTGACGCGACGGCCCGGCGCGGGATCAGGGGCGTCAATCAGCCGCGGGTGGCCTCGGGTTGGCCGGTAAGGGCGCAGGAGAGGGCGCAGGATTCCGGCCAATCAACATCATCGGTGTGAGTGCTCCGGCCCGTGCGGGGTAGACGGTTCGGTCGCGGAAGTCGAGCCCCGGTGGCGTACGGACGGATCGACAGTCTCGTCTGGGCAGTTGGGCCCGGCGGCCGCGATCGGGCCGGGGCGGTCCGGAGCGGGCGGGGCGCCGGGTTCGTCGGGCTGTGCGGCGGTTTCGCGGCGGGGGAAGCGCTGTCACAAGGTACCGGCAGCTGGCTTGACTCTGTGCGTTTGAAAGCGTACGGACGGTCGTTGACGATTCGACATGAGTGCCGCGATCCGGACGGGGCATGGATCCCCGTGTACGT
The sequence above is drawn from the Streptomyces griseiscabiei genome and encodes:
- a CDS encoding DUF456 domain-containing protein yields the protein MGAWELLLVAVVLLLGLCGVLVPGVPGSLLVWAGVMWWALEDPRPVAWWVLVGATVVLLVARAVRWGLPPRRLAESGATPRMGVYAGAGALLGFVLLPVLGAIPGFVGGIYLSERLRLGRPGAAKDATRTAMRAGGSSVLTELFACLLVAGAWVGVVFGG
- a CDS encoding protein phosphatase 2C domain-containing protein gives rise to the protein MPPQGSPGGPGPGGAPPPRPSAPPWRAPAPAGDALRRSGLTPQPAPWEPPSAQPSGPVTFPPGPTPSGFRTATPWGRTPARPPAPGQQPSAPPLPPPGVPTSRPPTDVTPAYGGRRQADPRSDATPPQDAPHGGPPSSPPLPVLPPSPRPAPEPSDARPSTQLDLPTLQADEVSLVGGVGYVGSGPPTYDAEPTALPVADPEDLGDLVADTVLDGARYGACTLRAASLRGDSARYRGEPRRDALLTARFGLGEQALVLVAMATGARATPGAHRAAAEACRWIGRAIGLSHARLVEDIRAGRRGDLKSGLHRLTDRSLGKLRASAVEQGLDPEEYTASLRCLLLPADPRCRTRVFFGVGAGGLFRLRGGEWQDIEPRVADTAGAPVVGFGSLPHETPDGDRLTMDLGIATPPSPYEPAPAPPREPFRFRASVAREEDVLLLCTGGLAEPLRGEAPLAEHLAARWGAVEPPGLAAFLADAQVRVKGYADDRTAAAVWES